GGACCGGATGAAATTTTTTCACCCAGCATCGCCGCGAGATAAATCACGCGTTTGCGGAGAAAAATCATCGATTGATTGGGATTATTCTGCAAAAGAAGAATAGATGCGATGACAAGAACGAGAAAAACAAATGAATGCCGGTAGACATACAGGATCTCTTTCAGGCCGGCATAAAAGTTTCTTAGTTTCCAGAGCATGATGGGATCTTAATGCACGCTACCGGTACGGTACGGCGATTAGTATTTGCGATTTTTGAGAATGACGGCCTGATATTTGGTCAGATTTTCCAGAACGCGTCCGACACCGCGCACGACGGCGGTCAGCGGATCTTCGGCGACGATCACCGGTAAACCCGTTTCTTTGCGCATACGCTCATCGAGCCCTTTGATCAAAGCACCACCGCCGGTAAGAACAATACCGCGGTCAATCAGGTCCGATGCCAATTCAGGCGGGGTTTTTTCCAATGTACTTTTCGTACCTTCCACGATTTCACGAATCGTTCCTTCCAGTGCGCGTCGTACTTCTTCGGAATCCGTTTTCATCGTTTTGGGAATACCCGAAACAATATCGCGACCTTTGATTTCCATTTTCAATTCCTGCGCAAGCGGTACGGCGGAGCCGATATTACATTTGATGTCTTCCGCCATTTGTTCGCCCAAAAGCAAATTGTGCTGGACGCGGAAATATGTGATAATAGATTTAGTCAGTTCATCACCGGCGCTGCGAATCGAACGGTCGCATACGATGCCCGACAATGCAATCACGGCGATTTCGGCCGTTCCTCCGCCGATATCAATCACCATACTGCCTTTGGAAGCTTCGATATCTATACCCACGCCGATCGCCGCCGCCATAGGTTCTGCCACAAGATATACTTCTTTTGCCCCGGCATGTTCAGCCGAATCGCGCACGGCACGTTGTTCGACCATTGTAATTCCGGAAGGAACGCCTACGACAACGCGTTTACCCATAAACCGGGCCGGGCTCACCTTGCGAATAAACTCCTGCAGCATCAGCTCGGTCATTTCGAAATCAGCGATCACTCCGTCTTTCAGCGGACGCACCGTGAGTAACTCGTCATGGGTACGTCCTTCCATTTCTTTGGCTTCTTTGCCGATCGCCATCATTTTATTGGAGCGCTTATTGATCGCTACGATCGAAGGCTCATTGATCACGACGCCTTTGTCTTTGACATAGACCAACGTGTTGGCCGTCCCGAGGTCAATCGCAATTTCATTGTTAAAAATATCAAACAGGCTCATAACGCTCCGTATGCGTGGTTTTCTTAAATGGATCTAATGTTTGAAATGACGGATACTTGTAAATACCATCGCCATATTGTGTTCATCCGCCGCCGCGATTACTTCCGCATCTTTCACGGAACCGCCCGGCTGGATCACGGCCGTAGCACCTGCCGCCGCCGCCGCGTCAACGCCGTCGCGAAAAGGAAAAAAAGCATCCGACGCGATGGCCGAATTTTTCAACGAAAGCCCACTCTTGCCGGATTTGCTGACGGCTAACTCCGACGCATCAACCCGGGACATTTGTCCGGCACCGATACCGAGTGTCCGATCCGCCGCGGCATATACGATGGCGTTGGACTTAACGTGTTTGACGATCGTCCATCCGAAAAGCAACGCGTGCATTTCTTCCGCATTGGGAGCGCGTCGCGTTACGACCTTCCACTCCGTCTGCCCCGCACGACGCATATCGGCGTCCTGAATCAAATAACCATCCAACGCTTTGCGGATCTCCGGCAACGCCGACCCCTGCGCCCGCGCCGCTTCAAAATCATAACGGATTAACCGGATATTTTTTTTCTTGGAAAGGATCTCAATTGCACCCGATTCAAATTCCGGTGCGATGATCGCCTCCACAAACACTTCACTTAAGGCTTCGGCGGTCGTCGCATTGAGACGGCGATTAAAACCGATCACTCCGCCAAATGCCGAAACCGGATCTGTGGCTCTGGCATTCTGGTACGCCTGATACAAGTCGTCGTGCATCGCGGCACCGCAAGGATTGGTGTGCTTGACGATAACGCATGATGGTTTTTCAAAATCCGATACAACGCGCACACAGGCATCAAGATCGAGAATATTGTTGTATGACAATTCCTTGCCGTGCAACTGATCATAATACTTTTTAGAGTGAAAATTAGCCGCATAAAATGACGCTTTTTGATGCGGATTTTCGCCGTAGCGGAGCGGCTGAATTTGCTTAAACGTAAGATTTATTTTTTCGGGCAATGTCTCCGAAGAAGCGGTTACCTTAGATGCGAAATAACTTGAAATCAACGCATCATAACGTGCCGTATGTTCAAACGCCTTGATCATCAAACGATAACGGGTGTCTTGCGATACATCGCCGCTAGTCATGATTTCCTGCATGACAGGTTCGTAATCCGACGGATCTACCAATACAATGACACTGCGATAGTTCTTTGAAGCCGATCGTATCATCGAAGGTCCGCCGATATCAATATTTTCGATAGCCTCATGCAAAGGTACATCGGGTTTGCTGATCGTCGCTTCGAAGGGATATAGGTTAACCGCCAAAAGATCGATCATACCGATGCCGTGGTGATTAGCTTCTTCCATGTGGGTAGCATTATCGCGCAACGCCAGAAGTCCGCCATGTATCTTAGGGTGCAGTGTTTTGACGCGGCCATCCATCATTTCGGGAAATTGCGTGAGGTCCGAAATTTTTACGACGGGGATTCCATTTTGAGACAGCGCGGACGCCGTACCGCCGGTTGAAATAATTTCGACACCGACTTGATGCAGTTTTTGAGCCAGCGATTGAATTCCTGTTTTATCGGATACACTAATAAGCGCACGTCGAATCATCTTGGAAGCAACACTTTTATAAATAAAATATAATTTTTCGGGCGCGCCAATGTAGAAACTGAGCGGTTAAAATGCAAGGTGTTTAGAGGCGAAATTCATTTGATAAGGGCATGGAAACGTAGACATACTTATAACAAACCCTCTCGCTGATAAAATAAAAAAGGAAGAGTTTTAGCTCTTCCTTTTTTATACGATTCCTTATACCTACTATTGAGCGGTCGCCGTAAATTCGCCGGACTGCAACACTTTACCGGTGCTGTCCACGATTTCGACTTTCCAGGTACCGGCACGGTGCACTTCATAAAACGCATACGTGCGCATCGACCAGGATTTGATTTCGAGCGGTACTTCATTTTTCAAGGTTTCGCCGTGATACCATTTCATGGTAACCGTCTGGCCTTCACCGCCGACAACTTTGATCCAGCAATAAACATTGCTTCCATTGGCGGGAAACGATGTAGCTTCGCCGACAACTTCGCTTTTCTCGACGGCGGTACCAAACTTCATGCCGTCAATCTTAACCTGAGCATGACCGGATTGAAC
This window of the bacterium genome carries:
- a CDS encoding rod shape-determining protein codes for the protein MSLFDIFNNEIAIDLGTANTLVYVKDKGVVINEPSIVAINKRSNKMMAIGKEAKEMEGRTHDELLTVRPLKDGVIADFEMTELMLQEFIRKVSPARFMGKRVVVGVPSGITMVEQRAVRDSAEHAGAKEVYLVAEPMAAAIGVGIDIEASKGSMVIDIGGGTAEIAVIALSGIVCDRSIRSAGDELTKSIITYFRVQHNLLLGEQMAEDIKCNIGSAVPLAQELKMEIKGRDIVSGIPKTMKTDSEEVRRALEGTIREIVEGTKSTLEKTPPELASDLIDRGIVLTGGGALIKGLDERMRKETGLPVIVAEDPLTAVVRGVGRVLENLTKYQAVILKNRKY
- a CDS encoding DUF2914 domain-containing protein, translating into MKYVSALVILIALAFVQSGHAQVKIDGMKFGTAVEKSEVVGEATSFPANGSNVYCWIKVVGGEGQTVTMKWYHGETLKNEVPLEIKSWSMRTYAFYEVHRAGTWKVEIVDSTGKVLQSGEFTATAQ
- the purH gene encoding bifunctional phosphoribosylaminoimidazolecarboxamide formyltransferase/IMP cyclohydrolase is translated as MIRRALISVSDKTGIQSLAQKLHQVGVEIISTGGTASALSQNGIPVVKISDLTQFPEMMDGRVKTLHPKIHGGLLALRDNATHMEEANHHGIGMIDLLAVNLYPFEATISKPDVPLHEAIENIDIGGPSMIRSASKNYRSVIVLVDPSDYEPVMQEIMTSGDVSQDTRYRLMIKAFEHTARYDALISSYFASKVTASSETLPEKINLTFKQIQPLRYGENPHQKASFYAANFHSKKYYDQLHGKELSYNNILDLDACVRVVSDFEKPSCVIVKHTNPCGAAMHDDLYQAYQNARATDPVSAFGGVIGFNRRLNATTAEALSEVFVEAIIAPEFESGAIEILSKKKNIRLIRYDFEAARAQGSALPEIRKALDGYLIQDADMRRAGQTEWKVVTRRAPNAEEMHALLFGWTIVKHVKSNAIVYAAADRTLGIGAGQMSRVDASELAVSKSGKSGLSLKNSAIASDAFFPFRDGVDAAAAAGATAVIQPGGSVKDAEVIAAADEHNMAMVFTSIRHFKH